Within Cystobacter ferrugineus, the genomic segment TAGGGACTGGCGTTATTACCGTCAACCCTGGGCCGGTAATTCTTGCCGGGGGAGAGGAATTCCCGCCCGAAGCGTCCGCCACTCAGCCCTCGGGATGTTGTCTCGCGAACGCTTCCCTTGCCCTCGAGCGCCAATGAACTCGAGGTCCGTGCGCCGCTGGACACCCGGTGCCGCTTATCGACGCTCGGCGGGTTGCTCTTCCGGCCCGGGACCCACGAGCTCGATGCCCAGCCGGGCCGCGTACTCGAAGATGCGCGGATCCCGGTAGAACTCGCCATAGACGATGCGGTGCACGCCCGAGTTGGCGATCAGCTTGAAGCACGGCCAGCAGGGGCTGGCGGTGGTGTAGAGCGTGGTGGGTTTGTCGCGCTCGCTGTCGATGCGCACGCCGTTCTTGGCCGCCTGGATGATGGCATTGGCCTCGGCGTGGACGGTGGCCACACAATGGCCGTTCTCCATCAGGTGCCCCACGTCCGAGCAGTGGGGCATGCCCCGGATGGAGCCGTTGTAGCCCGTGGAGAGGATCGTGCGATCTCGCACCAGGAGCGCTCCCACGTGCTTGCGATCACAGGTGGCCCGGCTGGCGACCTGCCGCGCGATGTCCATGAAGTACTGATCCCACGAACTGCGGTTGCCCATATGCGCCTCCCCCGTGGGATGTACCGTGGAGGCGCCCCCTGTCGAGTTTCGCGACTAGCGGCTGGCGGTCTGGGCCCCGGCCGGGCCCGCGTCGCCCGCGCCCTCACCCAGCAGCCGGGAGAAGCCACGCTGCGCGAGAAACTGGCGCACCTTGGCGCCCGGCGCGGCGAAGGTCTCGCCGGGCATGGGCACATCGAAGCTGAAGTTCTGCTCGGCCACGGCGAAGCCCACCTTGGCGGTGCGGTAGCCCTCGACGATGGCGAGCAGCTTGCCGGACTCCAGGCTGAAGATGCCGCCCCCCGAGGCGCCATAGCCGATGGGCGCGTCCGTCTTCACCATGCGCGGCCGCTTGCTCTCCTTGTCCCACTCGATCTGGGACACCATGCCGCCGGAGAGCGACAGGGCGCGGCCGAAGGGCGAGGCGGCCACCACCACGTCCTCCCCCATCTCCAGCTCCGCGTCCGTGGCGAGCCGCGCGGGCGTGCGCGGCAGGCCGGGCACCTTCACCAGCGCCAGGTCCATGTCCGGCACCGCCCCGAGCGCCACCACCTCCGCCCGGTACTCGGTGGAGTCGGCCCGCTCGTCCACGATGACGACGAGGCCCGGGTGCTCGAGCTCCCTCGTGTCCACCGCGTGCGCGTTGGTGAGCACATAGCTGACGAGTCCCTGGGGCGTCTGCTCGTTGCCGATGACCACCCCGGAGGCGGTACTGCGGACCTTCTCTCCCTCGAGCAGCGCGAGCCGCACGTTGTGCGGGAGGATGCGCTGGACCTGCGCCTTGCGCGACAGCCGCGGCGCGGGGGCCTCCACCGGCCGCGCGACCGCGGACGGAGCGGTGTCCGTCCGCGCCTCCTGCGTGGGAGCAGGGGTCACGGGCGAGGCCGACGTGGCCGCGCAGGACAACAGGGCGAGCAGGCCGGGCAGGCCGAGGGAGAGATGCTTCATCGAGACTCCAGGAGAGGACAAAGGGAAGAGGGGCGGAGTTTCCAACCGTGAGGCCCCAAGGATCTTCCCCCTACGAGGCCCCATCGGAAAGCAGCTCCCCCTCCGTGCGTCAGCTCCCCTGGCCGCCCAGGAGCCAGCGGGGCTCATTCAGGCCCCGCCCCATGTTCCGCGCGAGGCTCAGCCGTAGCGCTTCCTCATGAGGAAGAGGATGGCGTCCTTGGCGCAGTGCTCGCAGTAGCCGTAGCGCTCGCTCATCGTCTTCAGGGTGCTCTCCACCTGGGACTGCTCGCGCGCGGACAGGGTGCCACGGTCCTCGGAGAGGTACTTGAGGACGTTCTCCTTGTTGCGGCGCAGCACGCGCTTGCGCTCCTCGAAGTAGTGGTCGCGCAGGCGGCGGAACAGGTCCGGGAAGATGCGCGGGTAGTCCATCTCCGTGTCGTCCGGATGGTCGAGCTTGTGCGCGCCGATCTGCGAGATGAGCCCCCGGCGGAACTCGCCCGGATCCTCGCCCTTGGGCATGACGATGGCTTCCATCTCCGCCATGCGCTGCTCGTCCACGCGCTCCATGGCGCCGGTGTGGCGGTTGCGGATCTTCTCGCCCTTCACCCAGTGGCTCACGTTGTAGACGTAGCGCTCCACCAGCTCGCGGTACTGCCCCTCGGAGACCAGGCCCATGGACTCGCGCACCTCCTCGTCCACCTTGTCGAGGTAGGTGGCCTGCACCGCGCGCACGAACTCCTCGTGGTCATGGTAGCCGTCCACCACCTCCTGCAGGAGGAACTCGTAGACGCTCTTGTCCTTGCAGATGGCCTCCAGCTCCTCGAACACCGCGAGCGCGTGCAGGCACTTGTAGTCCGGGTGCTGCGCGGCGTTGAACAGCGCCGTCTTGATCTCCCGGGCGCTCGCGCCGCTGCGGCCCTCGTAGTTGGGGTAGGCGTCGGACTCCTCGTACATGTCCGAGCGGAGCTTGCGCAGCTCCTTGCCGTGCGCGAGGCTGAGCCGGTCGGGCACCACGCCCTCCTCGTACAGGAACATCTTCTCCACCGGGGTGATCTGATCCACCAGATCCTTGACCCCGGGCGGGTAGCGGTCGGGGATGGGCTTCTTCAGGCGCGTGAGCACGGCCCACATGGCGGCCACCTCGGTGGCATGCGGGGCCACGTGCTTGCCCACGGTGGTGGGGGTGATCTGCGCGTCGTACACCTGCTGCTCCGCCTTGTAGCGGCGCAGGTAGGGCACGCGCACCAGCTCGATGCGGCCCTTGAACGAGGCGAAGTCGGGCAGCTCCTTGAAGGCCCCCAGGTGCTTCTCGTTGGACGAGGCGACGAGCACCTCGTCCAGTTGCAGCACGAAGTGCTCGAGCGGCACCTGCGCCGTCTCGCTGAAGCCCAGCAGGTACTTGAAGGCCTCCAGGGGACGCTTGAGCAGGTCCGAGTACTCGATGAGGCCGCGGTTGGCGTGCACGAGCGCGCCCTGGGGCTCGAAGAGCGCCACGTTGTGCAGCGCGGGCGGCATGTTGAGCAGCTTGGCCCGGTCCGCGGACACCTGCTGGTACATGGCGTCCACGCTCATCTGCGGCTCCACCGTCACCGTGCCCTCCTGGTAGCGGCGCGAGATGTAGAAGCGCTCGACGCGCACGTGGCGCATCACCTGCATGTAGTCGCCCTTGTAGTTGGCCAGGAGCGCCGTGTAGATGCTGCGGCACTTGTGGCACAGCTCTCCGTGCAGGATGAAGTCGGAGAGGACGAAGTCCCCCTCGCCCTGCCCGTCTCCCGTGCCCACGCCCTTCTTCTTGAGCGCGCCCTCCAGCAGGCGCTGGCGCTCGGCGGGGGGGATGGCGAAGAGGGGCGGATCCCTCAACTCGCACGGGATGCGCACGTCGATGGAGTCGGCGTCCAGGTGCGCGTAGGTGGACAGGTCCCCGTTGGTGGCGGGAATGCGCTCGCCCCCGAAGCCGATGGAGCCCTTGACGAGCTTCTCCGAGGGGAAGATCCAGCTGATGTGGTAGAGCGCCCCCTCGGGCTGGCGCGAGTAGTGCTCCATGCCAGCCTTGAGGGCGTTGACGAAGGTGGACTTCGCGCTGCCGTTGGGGCCGTGCAGCATGATGAGCTTGTTGATGCGGCCGGCGCGCGTGAAGTTGCCGAGCATCCGGTAGACGGCGTTCTGTACCTCCTCCTGGCCCGCGACGCGGCCGTCCCGGTCGCTGGAGGGCACGTCGAAGACCTTGAAGCGGCGCATCTTCCCGGTGGGGTGCGCCACGGTCTCCGTGCCGAAGGAGTCCATCACGTCGCGCAAGTACTGGGCGGCATTGCGCGCCTGGCCTCGAGGCTCCGCCATGAAGAGCGTGAGGTACTCCTCGAAGGAGAGGATGGAGCGGTTCTTGACGAAGTCGTCTGACACCTGGGCGCCCACTTCCTGCAGGTATCGTTTGGCTTCCACGGGTCTTCTCCTCCTGTGCCTGGGTGTTTGGAACCCACTCGAATCAACCTGGGCGGGCCGCCGCCGCGCAACGCCGGGGGCCCACAGACCTTTCCTCCCAGCCCGCGCGAAGTCCAGGGTCCTCGTCACCTTGTGTCCGGGGCCGTGCTCTCCGCCGTCCCTCCCCCCACCCCCCAGGCGGGCTCGCCCCCCGTCCCACCCGCTCCCGCCCCTGGTGCCTCCCCCGGCGACGAGCCGAAGGTGTCCTCGCGCTCGCGCGCTCCCGTGAAGTTGCACTAACGTCGCGAATTGATAAGCGGGGGCCAGCCTCCCACCCCGCGTCCCACTTCCCCGGAGTTCACGCGCGATGCAAAAGGATCCCATCATCGGCATCGACCTCGGCACGACCAACTCGTGCGCCGCGATCGTCGAGGACGGTGGGAACGTGAAACTCATCCCCTACAAGGGAGGCGAGTACACTATTCCCTCGATCTTCGCGATCGACGACAAGGGCAACGAGCTCATCGGCTACGAGGCCAAGCGCCAGTGGCAGCTCAACCCGAGGAACACCATCTACGGCTCCAAGCGGCTGGTGGGGCGCCCCTTCCAGAGCGACGTCGTCAAGGAGATGAAGAAGGTCGTGGCGTACTCGATACGCCCCGGCAAGAAGAACGAAGTCCTCCTGGACGTGGGCAAGAAGGAGTTCTCCCTCCAGGAGATCAGCGCGAAGATCCTCAACAAGATCCGCGACGTGGCCGCCAACTACCTCAAGACGCCCATCAAGCGCGCGGTGGTGACGGTGCCCGCGTACTTCAACGATCGGCAGCGCCAGACGGTGAAGGAGGCGGGCAAGCTCATCGACCTGGAGGTGGTGCGCATCATCAACGAGCCCACCTCGGCGGCGCTGGCGTATGGCGCGGGCAAGAGCGTCAACAAGAAGGTGCTCGTCTATGACCTCGGGGGTGGCACCTTCGACGTGTCCATCATCGAGATCCGCGACCGCGTCTTCGAGGTGAAGGCCACCGGTGGCGACGTGTTCCTGGGTGGCATCGACTTCGACAACGCCATCATCCACCACGTGCTCAAGGACTTCGCGTCGAAGACGGGCATCGACCTGGCGACGGATCCGGTGGCGATGCAGCGCATCAAGGACCTGGCCGAGCGCACGAAGATCGACTTGTCCGCGCGCGACGACGTGCAGTTCAACATCCCCTTCATCACGATGACGTCGCAGGGCCAGCCCCTGAACATCGAGATGAAGTTCTCGCGCAAGATGCTCGAGCAGCTCACCAACCACCTGGTGGACCGCACCCTGCAGATGGTGGCGCGGGTGCTCGTGGACTCGGGGCTGTCCACCAAGGACATCGACGAGGTGCTGCTGGTGGGCGGCCAGACGCGCATGCCGATTGTCCAGGACCGGCTCACGAAGTTCTTCGGCAAGACGCCGAGCAAGGGCGTGCACCCGGACGAGGCCGTCGCGGTGGGCGCGGCGCTCTACGCCAAGAGCCTGGAGGACAACTCCAGCCTGCGCCTGCAACTGCTGGACGTGATTCCCATGGCCATCGGCCTGGAGCGCGCCGGAGGGGCCTTCCACACGGTCTTCCCGCGCAACGCGCCCATTCCCAATGCGAAGCAGCTCGTGGCCACCACCAGCCGCGACAGCCAGACCGAGCTGGCCATGCGCATCTTCCAGGGGGACCACGAGCAGGTGGTGAAGAACGATCTGCTCGGCGAGTTCACCTTCTCCGGCATCCGTCCGGCCAGGGCGGGCTCGGTGCAGGTGGAGATCACCTTCGACGTGAACGTGGAAGGCATCCTCACCATGCGCGCGCGAGATCCGGCCACGGGCCGCGAGATGACCACCACGGTGCGCGTCAGCTCCTGACGCCCCTGCTCCGCGCCGCCCCCCTCTCCTCTTCCTCGCCTTTCCGGTGGACCCCGCGCGCCCGCGCGGCCCCGCCCGCAAAAGCCGGGCCCCGGCGAGGGGGCGCGTCGCGCACCCAGGCCGGGGCCGGAGACCACACCGGGCGTCGGGATTACTGCTGCTGGAACAGCTCGACGGTGTCCTGGATGCCCGTGCCGGTGCCGGCCACCACCAGCACACGGCCGTCCAGCAGCAGCGTGGCGGCGTGGTAGTAGCGGGCCGTGTTCATGCTGGCCGCCGGGCACCAGGTGCGGCGCGAGGGATCGAACAGCTCGGCCGTGGTGAGGATGCCCGACTGATTCGGGTTGTAGCCGCCCGCCACGAGCACGGCGCCCGAGGGAAGCAGGGTGGCCGTGTGATCCCGCCGGGGCGAGGAGAGGCTGCCGGCCGACGTCCAGGTGTTGCTGGCCGCGTCGAACAGCTCGGCGGTGGCGGCAGGCACCGTCCTGTTCGCCTCGCCGCCCACCACGAGCACCTTGCCGCCCGGCAGCGCGGTGGCCGTGTGATCCAGGCGCCCATGGGCCATGGAGCCCACCGTCGTCCAGGTGCCGCTGGCCGGGTCATACACCTCGGCCGAGGACAGGTTCGCCCCACCGTTGGAGCCACCCGCCACCAGCACCCGCCCGTTGGACAGCGCCGTGGCGGTGAAGGTGTAGCGCGCCTGGTTCAGGCTGCCCGTCGCGGACCAGGTGCCCGTGGCCGGGTCGTACAGCTCGGCCGAGGCCAGCACGGCACCGGTCGCCTTGTTCTGCCCACCCACCACCAGCACGCGTCCGTCCTTGAGGCGCACGGCGCCATGGCGCAGGCGGAAGGTGATCTGGTTGCCCGTGGCCGACCAGGAGCCGGTGGCCGGGTCGTACACCTCGGCCGAGGAGGTGGCCTTGGCGCCATCACCGCCCGCCACGAGCACGCGCCCGTCGGTGAGCAGCGTGGCCGTGTGGTAGCGGTGCGTGGTGCGGGTGTTGCCGGTGTTGGACCAGGTGTTGGTGGAGGGGTTGAACAGCTCGGAGGTGGGCTGGAAGCCGCCCAGCACGAGCACGCGCCCATCGACGAGCCGCGTGGCCGTGTGGAGGATGCGCTCCGCGGCGAGGCTGGGCGCGGACGTCCAAGTGCCCGGCGCGCAGTAGGGGGCGGCCGGCCCGGGGCCATTGGAGCGGAAGGTGTTCAGCCCCTCGGTGAGCCAGTTGGTGGCCGGCTGGGCGGGGATGGAGCCATCATCCTCGATGTTCGTCACCGTGTAGGCGTGCTGGTTCCAGATGCGGCGGGCGCTGCGCCAGCCGTCGCCGTGGAACACGCGGATGCCGTTGAAGCCCGGGTACGCGTGGTTGTTGGCGCTCACGACGATGTCCGCCTGGTAGTCCCCGTCCACGTCAGCCACCACGGGGCCCTCGTGCGTGGTGCCCGAGCTGTTCTTCGTCTCGAAGAGCACCGTGCCCGTGGCGCCGTCGTAGATGCGCAGGTAGGTCTCGTCGGTGAAGACCACCTCGAGCTTGCCGTCCCCGTCGAAGTCGAAGGTGGTGGAGCTGTTCTTGCCGGAGCTGAGGTCGCGGATGGGGCGGGACCAGAGCACCGAGCCGTCCGCCTTCAGCACGCTATAGAGGTTGTTGCCGGCAACGCCGATCTCCGGCTGCCCGTCGCCATCGAAGTCGGCGATGTTGGGCACGCCGCCGTGGCCACCGCCGGGCACCGCCACGCTCCAGCGCACGGTGCAGGTGTCATCCACCAGGCTCACCTGCTCACGCCCGGCCACGACGATCTCTCCCTGGGGATCCTCGTCGAAGTTGCCCACCGCGGCGAAGCCGTGGGGCACGGTGGAGGGGGCGCACAGGAGCGAGCCATCGGCGCGGTACACGGAGCGGCCGTTGATGAGCTCCTGCCGGCCGTCCTGATCGATGTCCGCCGCGAAGGCGTTGGGGCCGGTGTACTTCGCCCCGCCCATGCCGTCCGAGCCCACCCACTTGAGCGCGCCCGTGGCGGTGTAGACGCGGTTGCCGTCGAGGATCTCCACCTGGCCATCGCCGTCCAGGTCCGCCAGCGCGGGGCCGCCCCACTCGTTGTAGTCGTACGCGCCCTCGGGGGTGCGCAGCTTGAGGGCACCTTCATTCGTGAAGCAGATGACGCCGCGCCCGTTCTCGGGGATGCCGCACACCTCCACGCGGCCGTCTCCGTCGATGTCGCCCGCCGTCAGGCCCGCCGCCGCCTTCACGCGCAGCTCCGACTCCGTCACCGTCCACAGCTCGTGCCCGTCATCGCCGCTGATGGCGCGCAGCACACCATCGGTGTTGTAGTTCGAACCCGCGAACGTGCTGAAGACGATGTCCGGCACGCCGTCCCGGTTGAGGTCGATCACCACCGGCGTGGTCATCACCTGCTTGTAGTCGGGGAGCACCTCGCTGCCCGTCCACTCCCACTTCAGCGTCGGCGCGATCGGGGAGGACAGCAGCGCCTGGGAATCGTTCGCCGAGAGGGCCTCGCCCGACTCCGAGGGCGCCTCGTCGGCCGCTCCCTGACACGCCACCAGCGTCGACAACGCCAGCGCCACCGAACTACCCACCACCACCCGCCGATTCATGCGCCGCGTGCTTCGGCTCTTCGCGTTCGTCTTCATGTGTTTCCCCTTGCCGCGTGGAACCTGGGCCCACCGCACTGGCCCTGGAGGACGAGTTCTCGTTTAACAAAGGAACTTTCAGAATTCAAGTACAATTGATAAATTTCAACACATTCACAATTATGTAAAATTCCGTGAGAACGCGTTTAGCGTGAGTCCCCATGAAATCCCGGGAGCGGGAGCAGTCTCCACCCGAGTTCGGGGCAGCAGGCGCGAGAGGTTGCGCGCGGAGGCGCCGGCGCTCAACCTGCGCGTATGAGCGCACCACACACACAGCGGCCGCCGGGACCCCGGGCCCTGCCGCTCCTCGGCTCCCTGTTGGATTTCGCGAAGCATCCGCTGGCATTCATCGAGTCATGCGCGCGGGACTACGGCGACGTGGTGTACGTCGACCTCCTGGGGGCTCCCACCTACATGCTGCAGAACCCGGAGCACATCGAGCATGTCCTGGTCACCCGCCACCGCGCCTACGCCAAGGACAAGCGTGAGCGCCGGATGTTGGGAGGGCGACTGCTGGGCAACGGGTTGCTCACCAATGAGGGCGAGTCCTGGCTGCGGCAGCGGCGGCTCATGCAGCCCGCCTTCCACCGCCAGCGCCTGGCGGCCTACGGACAGGTGATGGCCGAGCACGCCGGGCGCCAGCTCGCGACCTGGCACGACGGGCAGGTGCGCGACGTCTACGCGGACATGATGCGGCTCACCCTGGGCATCGTCATCAAGAGCCTGTTCGACCTCGAGATGGAAGGGGCGGCGCTGACGGTGGGCCCCTCGCTGGCCCGGGTGATGGAGCATTTCGCCGACGTGCGGGCCTTTCTGGTGCCCGACTGGCTGCCCACGCCGGAGAACCTCGGCTACCACGCGGCGGTGGAGCGGCTCGACGCGCTCGTCTCCCACCTCATCCTGCGGCGGCGCGAGGCGGGAAGCGAGGCGGGAGATCTGCTGTCGCTGCTGCTCCAGGTCCAGGACGAGCACGGCCAGCGGATGGACGATCAGCAGATCCGCGACGAGGTGCTGACGCTGGTGCTCGCGGGCCACGAGACCACGTCCATCACCCTCGCCTTCTGCATCCACCTGCTGGCGTGCCACCCGGAGGCCGACGCCGCGCTGCACCGGGAGCTGGACACGGTGCTGGGCGGGCGCGCGCCCTCGATGGAGGATCTGCCCGCGCTGTCCTTCACCGAGTGCGTGGTGAAGGAAGCGTTGCGGCTCTACCCGCCCGCGTGGTCGATCAGCCGTGAGCCGCTCGAGGAGGACGAGGTGGGCGGCTGGCGCATCCCGGTGGGGTCCCTGGTGGTGATGAACCCCTGGACGGTGCACCGGGACGCGCGCTTCTACGAGGAGCCCAAGGCCTTCCGTCCCCAGCGCTGGGCGGACGGGCTCGAGCAGCGCCTGCCGCGCTTCGCGTGGTTTCCCTTCGGGGGAGGCCCGAGGTTGTGCATCGGCATGGGCTTCGCGCTGATGGAGGCGCGGCTGGTGCTGGCCACCCTGGCCCAGCGCTTCCGCTTCGAGCGGGTGCCCGGGGACCACGTGAGGTTGATGCCGTCCATCACCCTGCGCCCGAGGCATGGGGTGAAGGTGCGGCTGCGCGCGCGCTGATCACGCCCCCACGGCGGCGCTCTTCCAGACTCGGGACCGAATCGAAGAGGCCATGAAGCGGGAGCGATACAATCGCCCGGGACACTCCCTCGCCGTCATCCCCCCGCAAGGGGAGAGACGAGGGAGGCGCCGGGGGACACTCACGCCGACTTCTTTTCCTTCTCCAGCACCAGTTGGGGCGGCTCGTGCTTGGTCACCACCGTCTCGGTGATCTTGCACTCCTTCACGCCGTCCCGGTACGGCACGTCGTACATGATGTCGAGCATGGCGTCCTCGAGGATGGCGCGCAGGCCGCGCGCTCCGGAGTTGCGACGCATGGCCTCGCGGGCGATCGCCTTGAGGGCTTCCTTGGTGAAGGTCAGCTTCACCTTCTCCATCTCGAAGAGCTTCTGGTACTGCTTGATGAGGGCGTTCTTCGGCTGGGTGAGGATCGTGATGAGATCCTCCTCCTTCAGGTCGTTGAGCGTCGCCACCACCGGCAGACGGCCGATGAACTCGGGAATCATCCCGAACTTCATCAGATCCTCCGGCTCCACCATGGCGAGCAGCTCGCCCACGCTGCGCTCCTCGCGGTGGGTGATCTTCGCGCCGAAGCCCAGGCCCTTCTCGCCCACGCGGCGCTTGATGACGCCATCGATGCCGTGGAAGGCGCCGCCGCAGATGAAGAGGATGTTCGTCGTATCAACCTGCACGTACTCCTGCTGGTTGTACTTCTTGCCACCCCGCGGCGTGACGTTGGCGCGCGTGCCCTCGATGATCTTCAAGAGCGCCTGCTGCACGCCCTCTCCGCCCACGTCGCGCGTGGCGCTCGGCGTGTCACCCTTGCGCGCGATCTTGTCGATCTCGTCGATGTAGACGATGCCGCGCGCGGCCTTCTCCACGTCGTAGTCGGCGTTGTGGAGCAGGTTCTGGATGATGTTCTCCACGTCCTCGCCCACGTAGCCGGCCTCGGTGAGGCTGGTGGCGTCGGCGATGGTGAAGGGGACGTTGAGGAAGCGCGCGAGCGACTGGGCCAGGAGCGTCTTGCCGCTGCCCGTGGGGCCCACGAGCAGGATGTTGCTCTTGCTCAGCTCCACGTCCTCGGAGCCCGAGGGCTTCATCCCCGGACGAGGCCGGGCCGCCGGCTTCTTCTGGTAGATGCGCTTGTAGTGGTTGTACACGGCGACCGACAGGACCTTCTTCGCCTGGTCCTGGCCGATCACGTAGTCATCGAGGAACGCCTTGATCTCCATCGGAGTGGGCAGGCTGACCTGCGGCTTGCCCTCCTCGCGCTCGTTCTCGTCCGCGATGATGTCGTTGCACAGCTTGATGCACTCATCGCAGATGTACACCGTGGGGCCCGCGATGAGCTTGCGCACCTCGCGCTGCGACTTGCCGCAGAACGAGCAGGACAGGTTGACGTGGTGCTCCTTCTTCACTGCCGCCTCCGAGTTCTACCGACCCCGGTCCCCCGGAGCCTGCCTAGCCGACACCCTCACCACACCCAAGTCGCCCGGCTGCCCACGTCGCGAACAACCGTCGAGCGAAATATAGGCGCCTCCCGAATCCACAGGAAGCCCATCCCGAATGTGGCGCCCAACGGCTTGTGCACCGCTGGACGAGGTCAGCGTTGAGTAACACTCGTTCAGGCGTCATTCACGCTCGAAGCGCACTCCTCGAGATCCTGCGCCAGGGCGCTTGCCCGCTCAGCGATGGCGTGGGGGACCCGCCGACATCCGGACACTTCGGCCGCCAGCTTACGCGCCATCTGGGCCAATTTCTTCACCTGGATGCCCTCCGGAGGGGGCTCCGGAGGAGGCCGGGGGAAGCGCTCGGCCACCTCCCGCTTCAGCTCGCTGACGGGCTTCTCGGCGTCCCAGATGCTGTCGCGGAGTGAACGGTACTCCTGGGGGGAGAGCTGGCCACGCTCCTCGGCGTCGGCGAGCACCTCGATGACCTCGAAGGGGGGGGCCTTCTGGGGGAATTCCGGCTGGGCCACCTCCTCGGCGTCCTCGTGGCGGGCCAGGAAGCTGAAGGAGCGCGTGAGCTTGAGCGCGGTCTGCTTCTTGATGTGCAGCTCCTTGAGGCAGTAGGCCTCGAAGGAGGCGTAGCCCCAGGGCTCCCAGAGGTTCTCGTCCTTGACCTGCACGAGCAGCTTGCCCAGCTCCGCCCAGGTGGACTTGAAGCGCTTGGCGGCCACGAGCACGGTGTGGCGGAAGGTGCCCGGGGGCACGGCGGCGGCCTTCTTCTCGATGTCGGCTTCGGCTACAGAGAGCATGCACCCTGTATCCGTCAGGATGTGGGAGGGGGCAAAAAAGCGGCCCGCCGACCCCCCTAGCGCTTCTTGCCGATGGTGAACGCCAGGCTCACCGTGGCGCGCTCGCCCGTATAGGCCTTGAAGGGCCACTTCTTCAGCTCGCCGAGCAGACACTCGAAGAGCGGCCCCTTCTTGAGCCGGGGGTTGTCGATCCACAACTGCGCGACCTTGCCGTCATTACCGATGGTGAACTCCAGCGGCACCTTGGCCGCGAAGCCCGGGCTGCGCTCGACCTCCTCCTTGAAGCAGCGGTTGAGCGTGCCCTGCTGGGCCTTCACCACCCGGTTGATGGCCCCCATGTCGTAGTTGACCTCGGTCGACAGGCCGTCGGGATCCGTGGAGACGCGGCCCGAGGCA encodes:
- a CDS encoding Hsp70 family protein — encoded protein: MQKDPIIGIDLGTTNSCAAIVEDGGNVKLIPYKGGEYTIPSIFAIDDKGNELIGYEAKRQWQLNPRNTIYGSKRLVGRPFQSDVVKEMKKVVAYSIRPGKKNEVLLDVGKKEFSLQEISAKILNKIRDVAANYLKTPIKRAVVTVPAYFNDRQRQTVKEAGKLIDLEVVRIINEPTSAALAYGAGKSVNKKVLVYDLGGGTFDVSIIEIRDRVFEVKATGGDVFLGGIDFDNAIIHHVLKDFASKTGIDLATDPVAMQRIKDLAERTKIDLSARDDVQFNIPFITMTSQGQPLNIEMKFSRKMLEQLTNHLVDRTLQMVARVLVDSGLSTKDIDEVLLVGGQTRMPIVQDRLTKFFGKTPSKGVHPDEAVAVGAALYAKSLEDNSSLRLQLLDVIPMAIGLERAGGAFHTVFPRNAPIPNAKQLVATTSRDSQTELAMRIFQGDHEQVVKNDLLGEFTFSGIRPARAGSVQVEITFDVNVEGILTMRARDPATGREMTTTVRVSS
- a CDS encoding kelch repeat-containing protein, which translates into the protein MKTNAKSRSTRRMNRRVVVGSSVALALSTLVACQGAADEAPSESGEALSANDSQALLSSPIAPTLKWEWTGSEVLPDYKQVMTTPVVIDLNRDGVPDIVFSTFAGSNYNTDGVLRAISGDDGHELWTVTESELRVKAAAGLTAGDIDGDGRVEVCGIPENGRGVICFTNEGALKLRTPEGAYDYNEWGGPALADLDGDGQVEILDGNRVYTATGALKWVGSDGMGGAKYTGPNAFAADIDQDGRQELINGRSVYRADGSLLCAPSTVPHGFAAVGNFDEDPQGEIVVAGREQVSLVDDTCTVRWSVAVPGGGHGGVPNIADFDGDGQPEIGVAGNNLYSVLKADGSVLWSRPIRDLSSGKNSSTTFDFDGDGKLEVVFTDETYLRIYDGATGTVLFETKNSSGTTHEGPVVADVDGDYQADIVVSANNHAYPGFNGIRVFHGDGWRSARRIWNQHAYTVTNIEDDGSIPAQPATNWLTEGLNTFRSNGPGPAAPYCAPGTWTSAPSLAAERILHTATRLVDGRVLVLGGFQPTSELFNPSTNTWSNTGNTRTTHRYHTATLLTDGRVLVAGGDGAKATSSAEVYDPATGSWSATGNQITFRLRHGAVRLKDGRVLVVGGQNKATGAVLASAELYDPATGTWSATGSLNQARYTFTATALSNGRVLVAGGSNGGANLSSAEVYDPASGTWTTVGSMAHGRLDHTATALPGGKVLVVGGEANRTVPAATAELFDAASNTWTSAGSLSSPRRDHTATLLPSGAVLVAGGYNPNQSGILTTAELFDPSRRTWCPAASMNTARYYHAATLLLDGRVLVVAGTGTGIQDTVELFQQQ
- a CDS encoding cytochrome P450, which gives rise to MSAPHTQRPPGPRALPLLGSLLDFAKHPLAFIESCARDYGDVVYVDLLGAPTYMLQNPEHIEHVLVTRHRAYAKDKRERRMLGGRLLGNGLLTNEGESWLRQRRLMQPAFHRQRLAAYGQVMAEHAGRQLATWHDGQVRDVYADMMRLTLGIVIKSLFDLEMEGAALTVGPSLARVMEHFADVRAFLVPDWLPTPENLGYHAAVERLDALVSHLILRRREAGSEAGDLLSLLLQVQDEHGQRMDDQQIRDEVLTLVLAGHETTSITLAFCIHLLACHPEADAALHRELDTVLGGRAPSMEDLPALSFTECVVKEALRLYPPAWSISREPLEEDEVGGWRIPVGSLVVMNPWTVHRDARFYEEPKAFRPQRWADGLEQRLPRFAWFPFGGGPRLCIGMGFALMEARLVLATLAQRFRFERVPGDHVRLMPSITLRPRHGVKVRLRAR
- a CDS encoding deoxycytidylate deaminase, with translation MGNRSSWDQYFMDIARQVASRATCDRKHVGALLVRDRTILSTGYNGSIRGMPHCSDVGHLMENGHCVATVHAEANAIIQAAKNGVRIDSERDKPTTLYTTASPCWPCFKLIANSGVHRIVYGEFYRDPRIFEYAARLGIELVGPGPEEQPAERR
- a CDS encoding S1 family peptidase, which gives rise to MKHLSLGLPGLLALLSCAATSASPVTPAPTQEARTDTAPSAVARPVEAPAPRLSRKAQVQRILPHNVRLALLEGEKVRSTASGVVIGNEQTPQGLVSYVLTNAHAVDTRELEHPGLVVIVDERADSTEYRAEVVALGAVPDMDLALVKVPGLPRTPARLATDAELEMGEDVVVAASPFGRALSLSGGMVSQIEWDKESKRPRMVKTDAPIGYGASGGGIFSLESGKLLAIVEGYRTAKVGFAVAEQNFSFDVPMPGETFAAPGAKVRQFLAQRGFSRLLGEGAGDAGPAGAQTASR
- a CDS encoding PrkA family serine protein kinase, with the translated sequence MEAKRYLQEVGAQVSDDFVKNRSILSFEEYLTLFMAEPRGQARNAAQYLRDVMDSFGTETVAHPTGKMRRFKVFDVPSSDRDGRVAGQEEVQNAVYRMLGNFTRAGRINKLIMLHGPNGSAKSTFVNALKAGMEHYSRQPEGALYHISWIFPSEKLVKGSIGFGGERIPATNGDLSTYAHLDADSIDVRIPCELRDPPLFAIPPAERQRLLEGALKKKGVGTGDGQGEGDFVLSDFILHGELCHKCRSIYTALLANYKGDYMQVMRHVRVERFYISRRYQEGTVTVEPQMSVDAMYQQVSADRAKLLNMPPALHNVALFEPQGALVHANRGLIEYSDLLKRPLEAFKYLLGFSETAQVPLEHFVLQLDEVLVASSNEKHLGAFKELPDFASFKGRIELVRVPYLRRYKAEQQVYDAQITPTTVGKHVAPHATEVAAMWAVLTRLKKPIPDRYPPGVKDLVDQITPVEKMFLYEEGVVPDRLSLAHGKELRKLRSDMYEESDAYPNYEGRSGASAREIKTALFNAAQHPDYKCLHALAVFEELEAICKDKSVYEFLLQEVVDGYHDHEEFVRAVQATYLDKVDEEVRESMGLVSEGQYRELVERYVYNVSHWVKGEKIRNRHTGAMERVDEQRMAEMEAIVMPKGEDPGEFRRGLISQIGAHKLDHPDDTEMDYPRIFPDLFRRLRDHYFEERKRVLRRNKENVLKYLSEDRGTLSAREQSQVESTLKTMSERYGYCEHCAKDAILFLMRKRYG